A single region of the Nocardioides sp. W7 genome encodes:
- the glnA gene encoding type I glutamate--ammonia ligase — MFQNSDELLKYVKDEGVEMVDIRFCDLPGIMQHFTVPVSSFDQSVFDDGLAFDGSSIRGFQAINESDMALFPDPTTAFIDPFRTAKTLVLNFFIHDPITGEAYSRDPRNIARKALTYLETTGIADTAYFAPEAEFYIFDSVRYSTSANEGYYHIDSVEGWWNSGKEGDNLGYKTRFKGGYFPVAPYDHYGDLRDDMVKNLEASGLLVERAHHEVGTAGQAEINYRFDTLLKAADDVMKFKYIIKNTAWHQGKSVTFMPKPIFGDNGSGMHVHQSLWKNGDPLFYDETGYGGLSEMARHYIGGILKHAPSLLAFTNPTVNSYHRLVPGFEAPISLVYSSRNRSASVRIPITGSNPKAKRVETRFPDPSANPYLAFAALMLAGIDGVKNKIEPPAPIDKDIYELPPDEMAEIDQVPTSLDAVLNALEDDHEYLTAGNVFTPDLIETWIDYKRTHEIAPVQLRPHPHEFELYYDI; from the coding sequence ATGTTCCAGAACAGCGACGAGCTGCTCAAGTACGTCAAGGACGAAGGTGTCGAGATGGTCGACATCCGGTTCTGCGACCTGCCCGGCATCATGCAGCACTTCACGGTCCCGGTCTCCTCGTTCGACCAGTCGGTGTTCGACGACGGCCTCGCCTTCGACGGCTCGTCGATCCGTGGGTTCCAGGCGATCAACGAGTCCGACATGGCTCTGTTCCCGGACCCGACCACGGCGTTCATCGACCCGTTCCGGACCGCCAAGACGCTGGTCCTGAACTTCTTCATCCACGACCCGATCACGGGCGAGGCATACTCGCGCGACCCGCGCAACATCGCGCGCAAGGCGCTGACGTACCTCGAGACGACGGGCATCGCGGACACCGCGTACTTCGCGCCCGAGGCCGAGTTCTACATCTTCGACTCGGTCCGCTACTCCACCTCCGCCAACGAGGGCTACTACCACATCGACTCGGTCGAGGGCTGGTGGAACTCCGGCAAGGAGGGCGACAACCTCGGCTACAAGACCCGCTTCAAGGGCGGCTACTTCCCCGTCGCGCCGTACGACCACTACGGCGACCTGCGCGACGACATGGTCAAGAACCTCGAGGCGTCGGGCCTGCTCGTCGAGCGCGCCCACCACGAGGTCGGCACCGCGGGTCAGGCGGAGATCAACTACCGCTTCGACACGCTGCTCAAGGCCGCCGACGACGTGATGAAGTTCAAGTACATCATCAAGAACACCGCCTGGCACCAGGGCAAGTCGGTCACCTTCATGCCGAAGCCGATCTTCGGTGACAACGGCTCGGGCATGCACGTCCACCAGTCGCTGTGGAAGAACGGCGACCCGCTGTTCTACGACGAGACCGGGTACGGCGGCCTCTCCGAGATGGCCCGCCACTACATCGGCGGCATCCTCAAGCACGCCCCGTCGCTGCTGGCCTTCACCAACCCCACGGTGAACTCCTACCACCGCCTGGTGCCCGGCTTCGAGGCCCCGATCTCGCTGGTGTACTCCTCGCGCAACCGGTCCGCCTCGGTCCGCATCCCGATCACCGGGTCGAACCCGAAGGCCAAGCGCGTCGAGACCCGTTTCCCCGACCCGTCGGCGAACCCCTACCTCGCCTTCGCGGCCCTGATGCTCGCCGGCATCGACGGCGTCAAGAACAAGATCGAGCCCCCCGCGCCGATCGACAAGGACATCTACGAGCTCCCGCCGGACGAGATGGCCGAGATCGACCAGGTCCCGACCTCGCTGGACGCCGTCCTCAACGCACTCGAGGACGACCACGAGTACCTCACGGCCGGCAACGTCTTCACGCCGGACCTGATCGAGACCTGGATCGACTACAAGCGCACCCACGAGATCGCGCCCGTGCAGCTGCGCCCGCACCCGCACGAGTTCGAGCTCTACTACGACATCTGA
- the istA gene encoding IS21 family transposase, whose translation MLSVEDWAEIRRLHRAEGVPIKVIARSMGISKNTVRKALRDVGAPRYERPARGSLVDEVEPRIRELLRVTPTMPATVVAERIGWVHSIRTLRTRVSELRPVYLPPDPSSRTIYEAGGLAQFDFWFPDIELPVGFGQRRTAKRLPVMTMVSGYSHWTSAVLIPRRESEDLFPGWWHLIQQLGAVPKLLVWDGEGAIGRWRPKESALTTECQAFRGVLGTKVYVCKPADPEAKGMLERFHDYLERSFLPGREFTGPEDFNTQLAGFVVKANARKMRVLGCAPNDRIAADRAAMMPLPPVPPEVGWRKSMRLPRDHYIRLDSNDYSVHPAVVGRRIEVHADLARVWVTCEGAIVADHARVWAQHQTISDFEHTVAAKLLRQGRGDLLRPVADAVTGEEVEIRSLGVYDQVLGLVDPLSDGLVDEEVS comes from the coding sequence GTGTTGTCAGTGGAGGACTGGGCTGAGATCCGCCGGTTGCACCGTGCGGAGGGAGTGCCGATCAAGGTGATCGCCAGGTCGATGGGGATCTCGAAGAACACGGTGCGGAAGGCGCTGCGCGACGTCGGTGCCCCGCGTTACGAGCGGCCGGCGCGGGGATCGTTGGTCGATGAGGTCGAGCCGCGGATTCGTGAGTTGTTGCGGGTCACGCCCACGATGCCGGCAACGGTCGTTGCTGAGCGGATCGGGTGGGTGCATTCGATCCGGACGCTGCGCACCCGGGTGAGCGAGCTACGGCCGGTGTACCTGCCGCCGGACCCGTCCTCGCGCACGATCTATGAGGCTGGTGGGTTGGCGCAGTTCGACTTCTGGTTCCCCGACATCGAGTTGCCGGTGGGCTTCGGCCAGAGGCGGACCGCGAAGCGGTTGCCGGTGATGACGATGGTGTCGGGCTACTCGCACTGGACCAGCGCGGTGCTGATCCCGCGCCGAGAGAGCGAGGACCTGTTTCCCGGCTGGTGGCACCTGATCCAGCAGTTGGGCGCGGTCCCGAAGCTGCTGGTGTGGGACGGCGAGGGTGCCATCGGGCGGTGGCGCCCCAAGGAGTCCGCGCTCACCACCGAGTGCCAGGCATTCCGCGGCGTGCTCGGCACCAAGGTCTACGTGTGCAAGCCAGCCGACCCTGAGGCCAAGGGCATGCTCGAGCGGTTCCACGACTACCTGGAGCGCTCGTTCCTGCCCGGCCGGGAGTTCACCGGCCCTGAGGACTTCAACACCCAGCTGGCCGGGTTCGTCGTGAAGGCCAACGCCCGGAAGATGCGGGTCCTGGGATGCGCACCGAACGATCGGATCGCCGCCGACCGGGCCGCGATGATGCCGCTGCCACCAGTGCCGCCCGAGGTCGGGTGGCGCAAGTCGATGCGGCTGCCACGCGATCACTACATCCGCCTCGATTCCAACGACTACTCCGTGCACCCCGCCGTGGTCGGGCGCCGGATTGAGGTCCACGCCGACCTGGCCCGGGTGTGGGTGACGTGTGAGGGCGCGATCGTCGCCGACCACGCCCGGGTATGGGCCCAGCACCAGACGATCAGCGACTTCGAGCACACCGTGGCCGCGAAGCTCCTGCGGCAAGGACGCGGCGACCTGCTCCGCCCGGTCGCCGATGCGGTGACCGGCGAGGAGGTCGAGATCCGATCGCTCGGCGTCTACGACCAGGTCCTCGGGCTCGTCGATCCCCTGTCCGACGGCCTGGTCGACGAGGAGGTGTCGTGA
- the istB gene encoding IS21-like element helper ATPase IstB has product MTTPSTAKRTARAGRDVTSELEFLTRALKAPTLRESVARLAVRAREESWTHEEFLAACLQREVSARESHGGEGRIRAARFPSRKSLEDFDYDHARGLKRETIAHLGTLDFVAGKENVVLLGPPGTGKTHLATGLAIRACQAGHRVQFATASQWVDRLAEAHHAGRLQDELRRLVRYPVLVIDEVGYIPFEPEAANLFFQLVSSRYERASLIVTSNKNFARWGEVFVDDTVAAAMIDRLVHHAEVIALKGDSYRLKNRELGRVPAAVTEENQ; this is encoded by the coding sequence ATGACCACGCCGAGCACGGCGAAGAGGACCGCGAGGGCCGGTCGCGACGTCACGAGCGAGCTGGAGTTCCTGACCCGAGCGTTGAAGGCGCCCACGCTGCGCGAGTCTGTCGCACGGTTGGCCGTACGGGCCCGGGAGGAGTCGTGGACGCACGAGGAGTTCCTCGCCGCGTGTCTGCAACGTGAGGTGTCGGCGCGGGAGTCCCACGGTGGTGAGGGCCGCATCCGCGCCGCCCGGTTCCCGTCGAGGAAGAGCCTGGAGGACTTCGACTACGACCACGCCCGTGGCCTGAAGCGGGAGACCATCGCGCACCTGGGCACCCTGGACTTCGTCGCGGGCAAGGAGAACGTGGTCCTGCTCGGCCCGCCAGGGACGGGGAAGACCCACCTGGCCACCGGGCTCGCGATCCGGGCCTGTCAGGCCGGACACCGGGTCCAGTTCGCCACCGCCAGCCAGTGGGTCGACCGGCTCGCCGAGGCCCATCACGCCGGCCGGCTGCAAGACGAGCTGCGCCGCCTGGTCCGCTACCCGGTCCTGGTGATCGACGAGGTCGGCTACATCCCTTTCGAACCCGAGGCGGCGAACCTGTTCTTCCAGCTCGTCTCATCGCGCTACGAGCGCGCCAGCCTGATCGTCACGTCCAACAAGAACTTTGCCCGCTGGGGCGAGGTCTTTGTCGACGACACCGTCGCCGCCGCGATGATCGACCGGCTCGTCCACCACGCCGAGGTCATCGCCTTGAAGGGCGACTCCTACCGGCTGAAGAACCGAGAACTCGGCCGCGTCCCCGCGGCCGTCACCGAAGAGAACCAGTGA
- a CDS encoding CHAT domain-containing protein — protein sequence MYAPPHSSATAAAATDYFAAGGAEAWRAFVAAVDADVRRGVLSPASGVLLSAQVRVARAQGAQDDDALDAAVALTASPPPGADRRAFLAVELVARGERLRRRTGTDDVAVLVAAVTAVDAPPDQYTHDLLNSSTAGLLADYERNRDPAVLSSAIALCARRHNGVLDPVTRAALANNESNIYLARASATGSQEDFDHAAAVAEEALAVLAVGEQSAPAELRAPWEQTRIRVELTLLGVLSERWRTVSINDGLAAARAAVEVRFALLPDDHPMRSSVAAALGSVEVNDAALRGDAAAADRAVDHYRRAVEQASAGTMEFYVAVTGLVAALQTVFDHTGDTDALDEAIDVIHEVRPAASGAASEALDHNLAVCLRCRYLVSHDVTDLERALELHRLVDARQAGGDSWADLRDLEHARTAYRRALHDEVSDRHLDLALSLALRVARREQMTLLRLRAWQHVAEIAVRDERWSLAAWAADRALAAVDEVLGAIASHEWIDWLRPVQGAATLGAIGAARVGDLTASVELLERGAGIEAAGHLGHESFALHQARATGHEAVADRYAVATERVRALLRGAIRLSPLDGGIDPASTSGQLAGALVEMREARSAVEALIGPIAPSATVVALLDFVARTGEQLTYLAAGQDSGMRVDLAPDPAGPTIRVTWLEDLTMDEVADLRADLDGWTDVVEGGRAVRGDHPVPDAEAVADVQGRIAELVGAALPSGNGGALRLVPGGGLISLPVTAALLDVEGWASVSVAVSGRIHLAAVGTAGPGVEPRIVAVTNPTPCDFDGRTWPPLPGAEAEGEDLSAYYGATHLTRRAATAAALRGALDDPQVEVVHVAAHGQLNGEGIRVLLTNEADHQAGVLSERELPPRLAGTFVVLTCCWLGASAEELPDEARGFPTWLLRAGASGVVAPLWPVEDRAAGAFTAAFYRHWVGGGLPPARALALARADLRRWGGDETRDPRERADLLVTAEAFTVFGC from the coding sequence ATGTACGCACCCCCGCACTCGTCTGCGACCGCTGCGGCCGCGACCGACTACTTCGCCGCTGGTGGCGCGGAGGCATGGCGAGCGTTCGTGGCGGCGGTCGACGCCGATGTGCGACGCGGCGTGCTGAGCCCGGCTTCCGGCGTACTCCTGAGCGCGCAGGTGCGGGTGGCCCGTGCGCAGGGTGCCCAGGACGACGACGCACTCGACGCAGCGGTCGCGCTGACGGCATCGCCACCCCCGGGGGCCGACCGGCGGGCGTTCCTCGCCGTGGAGCTGGTGGCTCGCGGCGAGCGCCTTCGAAGACGGACCGGGACGGACGACGTGGCAGTGCTGGTCGCGGCCGTGACCGCGGTCGACGCGCCCCCGGACCAGTACACCCATGACCTGCTCAACTCCAGCACTGCCGGACTGTTGGCCGACTACGAACGCAACCGGGACCCAGCGGTTCTGTCGAGCGCCATCGCACTGTGCGCCCGCCGTCACAACGGTGTGCTCGATCCGGTGACGAGGGCGGCGCTGGCGAACAACGAGTCGAACATCTACCTCGCGCGCGCCTCGGCGACCGGATCGCAGGAGGACTTCGATCACGCCGCCGCCGTTGCCGAGGAGGCGCTCGCGGTCCTGGCGGTAGGCGAGCAGTCCGCTCCCGCCGAGTTGCGTGCCCCGTGGGAGCAGACCCGGATCCGGGTCGAGCTGACCCTGCTCGGTGTCTTGTCCGAGAGGTGGCGGACGGTGAGCATCAATGACGGACTCGCGGCTGCCCGCGCGGCCGTCGAGGTGCGATTCGCTTTGCTGCCCGACGACCATCCGATGCGATCGTCGGTGGCCGCGGCGTTGGGTTCGGTCGAGGTCAACGACGCAGCGCTGCGCGGCGATGCCGCCGCGGCCGATCGCGCGGTGGACCACTATCGACGCGCGGTGGAGCAGGCCAGTGCAGGCACGATGGAGTTCTACGTCGCGGTGACCGGCCTGGTCGCCGCACTGCAGACGGTCTTCGACCACACGGGTGACACCGACGCGCTCGACGAGGCGATCGACGTGATCCACGAGGTGCGTCCGGCTGCGTCCGGCGCCGCGTCCGAGGCGCTCGACCACAATCTGGCGGTCTGCCTTCGTTGCCGGTATCTCGTCAGCCACGACGTGACGGACCTGGAGCGGGCGCTGGAGCTGCACCGGCTGGTCGACGCGCGGCAGGCGGGTGGCGACTCGTGGGCCGACCTGCGCGACCTCGAGCACGCCCGGACGGCGTACCGCCGGGCCCTGCACGACGAAGTCTCCGACCGCCACCTCGACCTCGCGCTGAGCCTGGCGCTCCGCGTGGCTCGTCGTGAGCAGATGACCCTGCTGCGCCTGCGGGCCTGGCAGCACGTCGCGGAGATCGCCGTGCGGGACGAGCGCTGGTCGCTGGCCGCCTGGGCGGCGGACCGAGCGCTCGCCGCCGTCGATGAAGTCCTGGGCGCGATCGCGTCGCACGAGTGGATCGACTGGTTGCGCCCGGTGCAGGGCGCGGCGACCCTCGGCGCGATCGGCGCGGCCCGGGTCGGCGACCTGACCGCGAGTGTGGAGCTGCTCGAGCGCGGCGCCGGCATCGAGGCCGCCGGGCACCTGGGCCACGAGTCGTTCGCCCTGCACCAGGCCCGCGCCACGGGTCACGAGGCCGTGGCTGACCGGTACGCCGTGGCGACCGAACGCGTCCGTGCGCTCCTGCGCGGCGCCATCCGGCTCAGCCCTCTCGACGGTGGCATCGACCCGGCATCGACCTCCGGGCAACTGGCGGGCGCTCTGGTTGAGATGCGTGAGGCCCGATCGGCCGTCGAAGCCCTCATCGGGCCCATTGCGCCGAGCGCCACCGTCGTGGCACTGCTGGACTTCGTCGCGCGCACGGGGGAGCAGCTGACCTATCTCGCGGCGGGTCAGGACAGCGGGATGCGGGTCGACCTCGCGCCCGACCCCGCCGGCCCGACGATCCGGGTGACGTGGCTCGAGGACCTGACCATGGACGAGGTGGCTGACCTCCGCGCAGACCTCGACGGCTGGACGGATGTTGTCGAGGGCGGGCGCGCAGTTCGTGGTGACCACCCGGTGCCCGACGCGGAGGCCGTGGCCGACGTCCAGGGCCGGATCGCCGAACTGGTCGGGGCGGCACTCCCGTCGGGCAACGGGGGTGCGTTGCGACTGGTGCCGGGAGGCGGTCTGATTTCCCTTCCGGTGACCGCCGCCCTCCTGGACGTTGAGGGCTGGGCGTCGGTGAGCGTGGCGGTCTCGGGGCGGATCCACCTCGCCGCCGTGGGCACCGCGGGCCCCGGGGTCGAACCGAGGATCGTTGCCGTCACCAATCCGACGCCGTGCGACTTCGACGGCCGAACCTGGCCACCGCTGCCCGGCGCCGAAGCGGAGGGCGAGGACCTCAGCGCCTACTACGGCGCCACCCACCTGACGCGCCGCGCGGCCACGGCCGCTGCCCTGCGCGGAGCGCTCGACGATCCGCAGGTCGAGGTCGTCCACGTCGCTGCGCACGGGCAGCTGAACGGCGAGGGCATCCGGGTCCTGCTCACCAACGAGGCCGATCATCAGGCGGGAGTCCTCTCGGAGCGCGAACTCCCGCCCCGGCTGGCCGGGACGTTCGTGGTTCTGACCTGTTGCTGGCTCGGCGCCTCGGCCGAGGAGCTTCCCGACGAGGCCAGGGGTTTTCCGACCTGGCTGCTCCGCGCAGGAGCATCCGGGGTCGTGGCACCGCTGTGGCCCGTGGAGGACCGGGCCGCCGGCGCGTTCACTGCGGCGTTCTACCGACACTGGGTCGGGGGCGGGTTGCCGCCGGCACGGGCGCTCGCGCTCGCTCGCGCCGATCTTCGACGCTGGGGCGGCGACGAGACCCGTGATCCGCGGGAGCGGGCCGACCTGCTCGTGACGGCTGAGGCCTTCACCGTCTTCGGCTGCTGA
- a CDS encoding class I SAM-dependent methyltransferase translates to MTSPSTHVAADRLVTQARSQLGLSDGDLRVLVSAAPGSRSGEDDRHYQALASLADTVLERRRYTEQVVNGFYTSARRGERGEATFEGGVAALDLHGYPSEVVAALPSEVTSRFLGLGNVWEGLPSPTGMRVVDVGCGAGLDLAVGDVLAGNGVALVGVDKRPDLLRIAAAACPDASLVVGDVFSPPFTEGAFDVVLANGLPPLQRPVSLAATAATLCSLAAPGGIVSATVIVASPLLIQDLEHRFPADEPAFVRGLATLMSGKPTDHDVATAFTGTGTIVGLLHGSNPYLDESTRRLTAMVHVTAHASRGAQP, encoded by the coding sequence ATGACCTCCCCCAGCACTCACGTCGCTGCCGATCGCCTCGTCACCCAGGCGCGGTCCCAGCTGGGCCTGTCCGACGGTGACCTTCGCGTGCTCGTGTCCGCCGCTCCGGGTTCGCGCTCCGGCGAGGACGATCGCCACTACCAGGCGCTCGCGAGTCTGGCTGACACCGTGCTCGAGCGCCGCCGCTACACCGAACAGGTCGTCAACGGCTTCTACACGAGCGCCCGACGGGGTGAGCGCGGTGAGGCGACCTTCGAAGGTGGCGTTGCGGCCCTGGACCTGCACGGCTATCCGAGCGAGGTGGTCGCGGCGTTGCCGAGTGAGGTCACCTCCCGGTTCCTGGGCCTCGGGAACGTCTGGGAAGGCCTCCCCTCACCGACAGGAATGAGGGTGGTCGACGTGGGCTGTGGTGCCGGGCTCGACCTGGCCGTCGGCGACGTGCTCGCTGGGAACGGCGTCGCCCTGGTCGGGGTCGACAAGAGGCCGGACCTGTTGCGGATCGCCGCCGCTGCCTGTCCCGACGCATCGCTGGTGGTCGGGGACGTCTTCTCCCCGCCGTTCACCGAGGGTGCGTTCGACGTCGTACTGGCGAACGGCCTACCTCCCCTGCAACGCCCGGTCTCGCTGGCCGCGACGGCTGCGACGCTGTGCTCACTCGCCGCACCCGGCGGCATCGTGTCGGCGACCGTCATCGTTGCCTCACCGCTCCTGATCCAGGACCTCGAGCACCGCTTCCCCGCCGATGAACCAGCCTTCGTGCGGGGCCTGGCGACACTGATGTCGGGCAAGCCGACCGACCATGACGTGGCGACGGCCTTCACCGGCACCGGCACCATTGTCGGGCTGCTCCACGGGAGCAACCCGTACCTCGACGAGTCCACCCGACGGCTCACAGCGATGGTCCACGTGACGGCCCACGCATCCCGAGGAGCTCAGCCATGA
- a CDS encoding TauD/TfdA family dioxygenase: MWRPEDFADDSTWSFDLDDDARQALVEHGRGAEVGILGERIADQSRRWSDLLTSGPGFVRLRGFPVEVLDADEIERAYLGLASLLGTPVGQDRNDNLITHIRDERKPPGPAVRKYQTTQSQDFHSDASDVVGLLCLRPSRSGGRSMIVSAHAVYNEMLRRAPDLVAVMYETMPWSRHTEQRPGEPAYFELAPITEVDGMPRISMIGWYIRQSQHHPTAPRLTADQRAAIDLAEEVTNSPDLRITMEFRPGDIQLLNNTTVLHARESYVDDLAPELRRHLLRAWVRLEKPVANEVLRGRPAAVASSLRTSVTRDVSGHR, from the coding sequence ATGTGGAGGCCGGAGGACTTCGCCGACGACTCCACCTGGTCCTTCGACCTCGACGACGATGCGCGTCAGGCCCTGGTCGAGCACGGTCGCGGCGCCGAGGTCGGCATCCTCGGCGAACGGATCGCCGATCAGTCGCGCCGGTGGTCGGACCTGCTGACCTCTGGCCCCGGCTTCGTTCGCCTGCGCGGCTTCCCCGTCGAGGTCCTCGACGCGGACGAGATCGAGCGCGCCTACCTGGGTCTCGCGTCGTTGCTCGGCACGCCCGTGGGCCAGGACCGGAACGACAACCTGATCACCCACATCCGCGACGAGCGCAAGCCACCCGGACCGGCCGTCCGGAAGTACCAGACGACCCAGAGCCAGGACTTCCACAGCGACGCCTCCGATGTCGTCGGCCTGTTGTGCCTTCGACCGTCCCGATCCGGCGGCCGATCGATGATCGTCAGCGCGCACGCCGTCTACAACGAGATGCTTCGCCGCGCACCCGATCTCGTCGCCGTCATGTACGAGACGATGCCCTGGAGCCGACACACCGAACAGCGCCCCGGAGAGCCGGCGTACTTCGAGCTGGCCCCCATCACCGAGGTCGACGGGATGCCCCGGATCTCGATGATCGGGTGGTACATCCGCCAGTCGCAGCATCACCCGACAGCGCCACGGCTCACGGCTGACCAACGCGCAGCCATCGACCTTGCCGAAGAGGTCACGAACAGTCCCGACCTCCGCATCACCATGGAGTTCCGCCCCGGAGACATCCAGCTGCTCAACAACACGACCGTCCTGCACGCACGCGAGTCGTACGTCGATGACCTTGCACCGGAGCTGCGACGCCACCTGCTCCGGGCGTGGGTGAGGCTGGAGAAGCCGGTCGCGAACGAAGTCCTTCGCGGACGTCCCGCCGCCGTAGCGTCGAGTCTCAGGACTTCGGTAACACGAGATGTCTCAGGACATCGGTAA
- a CDS encoding alpha-ketoglutarate-dependent dioxygenase AlkB, whose product MTDALDVVDVVDGIQYFPGVVDADLVAQVRNALMRADQHAECEIIVDGERHPAPRLVSSFSDVPLGLDGMDVSRVWSDELADLRDVVAKRFGLSFNYALANLYRDGEDHTGWHSDKASLHVDDSKIAIVSFGAPRTLSVRSYAAPTDVRSVVMEEGAVVVMDLAVQATHEHTVVREEATVGPRLSLTLREIRIFDEYLVDEPQL is encoded by the coding sequence ATGACGGACGCACTCGACGTGGTCGACGTTGTCGACGGGATCCAGTACTTCCCCGGCGTGGTCGATGCGGATCTCGTCGCGCAGGTCAGGAACGCGCTGATGCGCGCCGACCAGCACGCGGAGTGCGAGATCATCGTCGACGGCGAACGCCATCCGGCACCGCGCCTCGTGTCGTCCTTCTCGGACGTACCCCTCGGGCTCGACGGCATGGACGTGAGCCGAGTGTGGTCCGACGAGCTGGCCGACCTGCGCGACGTCGTGGCGAAGCGATTCGGCCTGAGTTTCAACTACGCGTTGGCCAACCTGTACCGCGACGGCGAGGACCACACCGGCTGGCACTCGGACAAGGCCAGCCTGCACGTGGACGACTCAAAGATCGCGATCGTCAGCTTCGGCGCCCCGCGCACCCTCTCGGTCCGTTCCTACGCCGCTCCGACCGACGTCCGGTCGGTGGTGATGGAGGAAGGGGCCGTCGTCGTCATGGACTTGGCAGTCCAGGCGACGCACGAACACACCGTGGTCCGCGAGGAGGCGACGGTCGGACCCCGGCTCAGCCTCACTCTTCGCGAGATCCGCATCTTCGACGAGTATCTCGTCGACGAACCCCAACTGTGA
- a CDS encoding aldo/keto reductase, producing the protein MSEVGLRATGPVPIGLGGSVFGWLITPCESEAVLDRFFEIGGRFIDTSDGYSHASRDVGGDSESIIGRWARRNGVADQLQICTKVGLCPGGEGLRAETVRTAVDRSRDRLGVEMFEAVLAHADDPTTPAPEIAHTLSSLRWARAHRVGVSGFATERLEAVLSAAEELPNGTLDVVQAEFNLADRSFESSELGRLCVSRGLGLMSTGSLAQGFLTGKFRNATERVGHRQQVVARRYRGHRMANLLDVLESVAARHDVSMAAAALAWLVGRPPVVLPLASVTQPDQLEAFREVGGLRLDDEDRALLDGAGTN; encoded by the coding sequence ATGAGCGAGGTGGGGCTGCGGGCGACCGGTCCGGTGCCGATCGGGCTGGGTGGGAGTGTGTTCGGCTGGCTGATCACGCCCTGCGAGTCAGAGGCGGTCCTGGACCGGTTCTTCGAGATCGGCGGGCGGTTCATCGACACCTCGGACGGCTATTCGCACGCGAGCCGCGACGTCGGTGGCGACTCCGAGAGCATCATCGGACGCTGGGCCCGGCGCAACGGCGTCGCTGACCAACTGCAGATCTGCACGAAGGTCGGCCTGTGCCCGGGGGGCGAGGGGCTGCGTGCAGAGACCGTACGCACGGCCGTCGACCGCTCGCGCGATCGCCTCGGCGTGGAGATGTTCGAGGCGGTTCTCGCGCATGCGGACGATCCGACGACCCCGGCCCCCGAGATCGCCCACACGTTGAGTTCACTGCGATGGGCCCGGGCCCATCGCGTCGGCGTCTCGGGGTTCGCAACCGAGCGCCTCGAAGCGGTGCTGAGCGCTGCGGAGGAGTTGCCCAACGGCACCCTCGACGTCGTCCAGGCCGAGTTCAATCTAGCCGATCGATCCTTCGAGAGCAGCGAGCTCGGCCGGCTGTGTGTCTCGCGCGGGCTGGGTCTGATGAGCACGGGTTCCCTGGCGCAGGGTTTCCTCACCGGCAAGTTCCGGAATGCGACCGAACGGGTCGGACACCGTCAGCAGGTGGTCGCCCGGCGCTATCGCGGCCACAGGATGGCGAACCTGCTCGACGTGCTGGAGTCGGTCGCTGCCCGGCACGACGTCTCGATGGCCGCGGCTGCCCTGGCCTGGTTGGTGGGCCGCCCTCCGGTCGTGCTGCCGCTGGCGAGCGTCACGCAGCCGGACCAGCTCGAGGCCTTCCGCGAGGTGGGCGGACTCCGCCTGGACGACGAGGACCGCGCGCTCCTGGATGGCGCGGGGACGAACTGA